From Vicugna pacos chromosome 6, VicPac4, whole genome shotgun sequence, a single genomic window includes:
- the PLCB2 gene encoding 1-phosphatidylinositol 4,5-bisphosphate phosphodiesterase beta-2 isoform X4, with the protein MSLLNPVLLPPKVKAYLSQGERFIKWDDETTIASPVILRVDPKGYYLYWTYQSKEMEFLDITSIRDTRFGRFAKLPKSQKLRDVFNMDFPDNNFLLKTLTVVSGPDMVDLTFHNFVSYKENVGKNWAEDVLALVKHPLTANASRLTFLDKILVKLKMQLNPEGKIPVKNFFQMFPADRKRVEAALSTCHLPKGKNDAINPEDFPESVYKSFLMSLCPRPEIDEIFTSYHAKAKPYMTKEHLTKFINQKQRDSRLNSLLFPPARPDQVQGLIDKYEPSGINIQRGQLSPEGMVWFLCGPENSVLAQDKLLLHHDMTQPLNHYFINSSHNTYLTGGQFSGLSSAEMYRQVLLAGCRCVELDCWKGKPTDEEPIITHGFTMTTDIYFKEAIEAIAESAFKTSPYPVILSFENHVDSPRQQAKMAEYCRTIFGDMLLTEPLEKFPLNPGVPLPSPEDLRGKILIKNKKNQFSSPAAPSKEPDGDAEGSGPPSAPVGEDTVLREAVWTGEEGAELEDEEVEEEEEEESGNLDEEEMKKMQSDEGTAGLEVTAYKEMSSLVNYIQPTKFISFEFSAQKNRSYVISSFTELKAYDLLSKASVQFVDYNKRQMSRIYPKGTRMDSSNYMPQMFWNAGCQMVALNFQTMDLPMQQNMALFEFNGQSGYLLKHEFMRRPDKQFNPFSVDRIDVVVATTLSITARP; encoded by the exons GAAACGACAATAGCCTCCCCAGTTATTCTCCGTGTGGACCCCAAGGGCTACTACTTATACTGGACATATCAGAGTAAG GAGATGGAGTTTCTGGATATCACCAGCATCCGGGACACCCGCTTTGGGAGGTTTGCCAAGCTGCCCAAG AGCCAGAAGCTCCGGGATGTCTTCAACATGGACTTTCCTGACAACAACTTCCTGCTGAAGACACTCACTGTGGTGTCCGGCCCTGACATGGTGGACCTAACCTTCCATAACTTCGTCTCCTACAAGGAGAACGTGGGCAAG AACTGGGCAGAAGATGTACTGGCCCTGGTCAAGCACCCGCTGACGGCCAACGCCTCCCGCCTCACCTTTCTGGACAAGAT CCTGGTGAAGCTCAAGATGCAACTCAACCCCGAGGGGAAGATTCCCGTGAAGAA TTTTTTCCAGATGTTTCCTGCTGACCGCAAGCGGGTAGAAGCTGCTCTCAGCACCTGCCACCTCCCAAAAGGCAAG AATGATGCCATCAATCCTGAGGACTTCCCAGAATCTGTCTACAAGAGTTTTCTCATGAGCCTCTGTCCTCGGCCAGAAATAGATGAGATCTTCACTTCCTA CCATGCCAAGGCCAAACCCTACATGACCAAGGAGCACCTGACCAAATTCATCAACCAGAAACAGCGCGACTCCCGGCTCAACTCCTTGCTGTTCCCGCCGGCACGGCCTGACCAGGTGCAGGGCCTCATCGACAAGTACGAGCCCAGCGGCATTAACATACAGAGGG GCCAGCTGTCACCCGAGGGCATGGTGTGGTTTCTCTGCGGGCCAGAGAACAGCGTGCTGGCCCAGGACAAGCTGCTGCTGCACCACGACATGACGCAGCCACTCAACCATTACTTCATCAACTCCTCACACAACACCTACCTGACAG GTGGCCAGTTCTCAGGCCTCTCCTCTGCTGAGATGTACCGCCAGGTGCTGCTGGCCGGCTGCCGCTGTGTGGAGCTGGACTGCTGGAAGGGGAAGCCTACCGACGAGGAGCCCATCATCACCCATGGCTTCACCATGACCACAGACATCTATTTCAAG gaagcaaTTGAAGCTATTGCGGAAAGTGCCTTTAAGACCTCCCCTTATCCAGTCATCCTGTCATTTGAAAACCACGTGGATTC ACCCCGCCAACAGGCTAAGATGGCTGAGTATTGCCGGACGATATTTGGGGATATGCTGCTCACAGAGCCCCTGGAAAAGTTCCCA CTGAACCCAGGCgtccccctgcccagccctgagGATCTCCGAGGCAAGATCCTCATCAAGAACAAGAAGAACCAGTTTTCTAGCCCAGCAGCTCCCAGCAAAGAGCCGGATGGAGATGCTGAAGGGAGTGGCCCACCCAGTGCCCCTGTGGGTGAGGACACAG TGCTGAGGGAGGCAGTGTGGACTGGTGAGGAAGGGGCTGAGTTGGAGGacgaggaggtggaagaggaagaggaggaggagtcgGGAAACCTGGATGAAGAGGAGATGAAGAAGATGCAGTCAGATGAG gGCACAGCGGGCCTGGAGGTGACAGCTTACAAGGAGATGTCCAGCTTAGTCAATTACATCCAGCCTACCAAGTTCATCTCTTTCGAGTTCTCTGCCC AGAAGAACCGAAGTTATGTCATCTCCTCCTTCACAGAGCTCAAGGCTTATGACCTGCTCTCCAAGGCCTCCGTGCAGTTTGTGGA CTACAACAAGCGGCAGATGAGCCGCATCTACCCCAAGGGCACCCGCATGGACTCCTCCAACTATATGCCCCAGATGTTCTGGAATGCCGGTTGCCAGATGGTTGCTCTCAACTTCCAGACAATGG ACCTGCCCATGCAGCAGAACATGGCGCTCTTCGAATTCAATGGGCAGAGTGGTTACCTCCTCAAGCATGAGTTCATGCGTCGGCCGGACAAGCAGTTCAACCCCTTCTCAGTGGACCGCATTGACGTGGTGGTAGCCACCACCCTTTCCATTACGGCAAGGCCCTGA